The Entelurus aequoreus isolate RoL-2023_Sb linkage group LG04, RoL_Eaeq_v1.1, whole genome shotgun sequence nucleotide sequence GAGTCCCAACGTTTTGATGGCATGTATCAGTAACGTGTCTGTTTCAACAATGTATGAATAGGGAGTAAGAGGGTAAACATTAGCTGCAATAGAATAGCTATGAGTGACTGCGTTAACTTCACAGTCACAATTTAACAGGTTGTCATAGTTTAGCCTATTGGCACAAACAAAAACCAAATTATAAAATATACTGTTCCCAAATCTGTACTGTATCTGATTGACATAGTTGGCAGATCTCAAGGCTTTATTTTAAAACATGAAGTGAAGTAATGCTTTCCTAGtggtttgagtgtccgccctgagatcggtaggttgtgagttcaaaccccggccgggtcataccaaagactataaaaatgggacccattacctccctgcttggcactcagcatcaagggttggaattgggggttaaatcaccaaaaatgattcccaggcgcggctacgctgctgcccactgctcccctcacctcccagggggtgatcaaggggatgggtcaaatgcagaggacaaatttcaccacacctgtgtgtgacaatcatcggtactttaactttaactttaactttgtgaAGTGGTAGGCGTCTCCGTGAGGCGGGCTTATTTCGCTAGGTGTGGGCCAGAGGCAGTTTCATCAGAGgtttttccttcctgaccaaaaCCTTCCACTTAAAAAAACGATCGTTGGAATGCATCATCTCTCAAAATTTCAGCAGAATTGAATGTTAGAAAATCATTAAAAAGTATTATTTGCAAACAAGTGGACCGTTTTTAAAGTGAAACTTTCCATTCAGTACAAAGATTTTGTTGAATCCATTGTTTACTatagtgtctgtgtctgtgtgcagATGACAGAGGAACGTCTGAAGGAGGCAGAGGATGAAGTTGAGGGTATGAGGATGTCAAGTAGAGCGCTGGTGGATTTTTTTTGTGAGGACGACAGCACATTTAAACTAGAGGAGGCCTGCAAAGTCTTTGACTTGTTTTGCCACCGCTTCCAAAAAGCTATCAAGGTTAGAAGCAGAAATAAAATAAGTCGAGGCTCAGAACTACTGTATATACTCATTCGCTCTTTTCTACAGGAGAATGCAGAACGTGAGCTGAAGGAGAAGAATCGTGTGGAACGTCAGAGGGTGATTGGGGAAAAGCGCCGCTCTCTGGCTGTGTGCACAGATCTGGATCCTGGCCTCAGCCTGGCCAGAGAGCCTCACGGTCACGACAACCAAGATGAGCTGGAAAAACTTCTGGAGAAAAACTTGAGCTACACTTGGAGCCGCCGTAGCCTGAGAAACTCTGAGTCGCGCAGGTACTCCCACCACCTGTACAGTGACAAGAGTTTCCCAGAGCTGGGTAGCAGCCCAACTTCCTTCAGTTGTCATTCGAACAGCTCCTCAGATCACGAGAGTTCTGTCGTGCTTTGTAGCTCTCCAGAAATGGAGGGTACTTGTTCTCCCGTTGGTCAAGGACATGTTTTTGTAAGTGGCAACAGGACTCAGTCGAATATGGAGGGTGTTCATGACCCTCTTATTGCATCATACTCTCAACACGGACATGGATTTACACTTAGGAAACATGGGTCTAAGAGTTTTTCTAATGAACAAATAAGTGGAAATACGACTACAAAGAACACTGAGTTTTCCCCCTTCTCCTGTCGGAATTCTGCTGCTATAAACACTGATGCACCTCCCCAGACCTCCAGTCATGGACACAGCTTTGGTCTACCAATGACTGATAAGAGTCATTCCCTCCAGAATAAGTCAAATGATGTGTGTGCTAACAAGAGTGGAATACTTCACAGTGACAACCGGGCTGCATCTGTGATGTATCGAAGATCTGAGAAAGAATGTGTTAATGTTCCAGATAAAAGGGAGTTAAAGCCACTAAACACAGGAATTAAAGTAAGTTCTGCGATATCCGGTCCTGATGAAACTCTGAAAAAGCAAACAGACACAGAAGGGCTGTTGACTCCTCCTGTCAAGGAGACTTGGATGCCACCCAGTCTTCCAGAGTTCAGCCAGTCACACCCAGATGAGTGCTCGGATGTCCCGAGTCCTGAGAGGGAACAAAGAAGGTCATACTCTTGCGTGGGGGAGACTTTAGAGTGCCACACTCTTGTGAAAGGCCTCCGATCCTATGACCCCTTGTCAGCCCCTACGTCTCCACTCCCGCGCCCTACGCCAAGCCTCTGCTCCAAGTGgagaaaagagagagagagtgatcCTCGGGAGGCGTCATTAAAAGAGGAGAGTCGAGGCTTTAAGCTTCCGGTGCGGAATGGGATCAGGGCCAAAAGAGGACTTGGGTCACGTGCTGGACCGTCTAACAGCCCAGGTATTTCAAAGGTGCGACCTGAAATGGAGGCTTCAAATAATTCTGCCCCTGCCGTGACACAGTCACCAGCCCCAAGCCGTCCAACAAGCTCAAGTTTGTTTTTGCGTTCAACACCTGTCACACAACCTACTTCACTTCGTGCGAATGTGAAAAGAAGTAGCAGCACACGTGAGAGGCCACAGACAGTGAATGACACACAACCTCCAGCTAAGTCCGCCCTAAACAAAAGAACGCTAGAGAGACCAACCGCAGAGAAGGTCTTAAACAGGACCCAATCCACCTTCATCCGAGGAAGTCCTTCGCGTGTGTCCAAACGAGTCGCCCCCAACTCTGAGACCCCGGCTACAGCCCAGGCTCTCCCTTCCCACAATCCATCGTCGGCCACCGCCAAGACAATACGTACGACAGCCATATCTGCCACCCAgaacaacaaccccaaaactgCAAACACGAGCGTCTCTTCTGCTACCTCTAAACTCCCTTCACGACTTCCTGGTTCCAAAATGCCTCGACCTGCTACAACACAGCCACTGTGGAAGTAAAAATAAGCCTTTTTATCTCCTGGAGTCTATGCAGATCTGGCTATTTCTGTACTTGATAGACTCCACTGCCGTGTACATCTTGCGTCTGTAGCTGATCTACTTTGCTATCAACCGGGACACGTTATCTCATGTGTTTCACGCACTGGCAGAAGAGTAGATCCTCTAAATAAGCCCTACCTCCTTTTTTACGTCCATTTGTGTCCTTTGCAGGCAATAGGATGCAAGTGTGTAGCAGGTAAATTCTCGATTGGTGTATGAACTAACAGCCAAATGTGCCCAGTCAAAAACCATGAGTGCTCTTGGCAATTAAAAGGTGCATTCATCAGCAGCCTTTAGGTATAATATTGTTTTCCGACACTGTGATGCGGATGCTATTGTGTTCCCACTCTTGCTTGGTACAAACTATGTATCTTGTTGTGAAAGCCTCATTCTGATGCACATGTTTTTACTGAAGAAAATGCCATGAGGAGAATTTGACTGCTTTATTACGGTTTTATATGAAAAAATTTATAACTGAATAACATTGGTTGTTATTCACTGTATTATGTGGATttgtaaataagataaataaaggaGGTGTTGAGGAAAATGGTATTCCATCTACTTATGAGAAGTTgttttaacttaatttttttttgttttgcctcTGTGGCATCTCTTGACACAGTACCCCCAATTCTGTAGGTGGCTGTCGTCATGGAGATGCTTAAGACGCTGCTTCTGCCAGAACAAGGGTTGGGGTGGAGGGCAACTGCGGGTGTCGGGGTCCCAGCAGTGGGAACTCTCTCTTTACAGGCCACAGTGACGCCAGAACTTCTTGGGAAACGCAATAAAGCTGTGCCTCTTTTGTATGCTCAAGTGTCCGGTTGTCGCAGCACTATAGCCTCTTAACCCCCAGTGTGTAAAGGTGACATCATCAGTGAGTCTCCAGTGGAGCAGGAGTGGTCCAAAGTGATCCCACTTGGAGTTGCTTTTGTCTATTCTCCATGGATCTTAATTTTCCTCTTATGCCAAGCGAATGTCAATTGGGTATAGGCCTGCGCTGTATAAACTAGAGGAGGGCATTTGACCGAAAGTGTATAagtaatggtaaaaaaaataacatccaaTTAATTATTTAGGTcatgtaagaaaaaaaacaccCCATGCTTTTTAATATAATGCAGGTGTTTTCCAACCATTATTTCTCAAATGTGCTTGTAGATACACTTGAGACAAAGTCAGTACAACTTAggaaaaataaaagcactgacaggcaacactacggagcccctaaagcagtggtgtccaaagtgcggcccgagggtcatttgtggcccccagctaatttgttaacggcccccGGCACATTCAGAAAACActataatcaaaaataaaaacgTAAAAAATTTTAATAAAAGAGTAAACCGTTGAAATGTAACaagtaaaaagttgcaatgttgacattactaacacaaagctgccatgcggactgttattgacctactgaaggctccaattacttcacatgaacaattccactttgaaacatttttttggggaaatattgcatattttgtgcgaaacaaagttttctttcacaaaaagggcatcaaacaaacaaatatgaaaaaaaaaaaaaaatcttacaatcaacagatctacagacttaagcgttaaaagtaaaaaatataaatataaatttggtttattttcaacacttactctttatctttttttattgttatgaattattgacctatttaaggctccaattacttcacatcaaatattccactttgaaatgttttgggggaaaatgttgcatagtttgtttgtttgccatataaataagggttttCACATAAAGGGcttaaacataaaaacatttttaaaaactttataacGACAGACAGACTGGAAgtgatctcgagatttaagcgttgaataaaaataaaaaaaagatgacatttttatgactgaaaccCTCCCGACCAAACTTGAGAaaagccataaaggttaaaaaaacaactaccgtatatattgtattggttttaaaaaatgaaaaaatatcaaaatggcccccacatgctttgatttttcagtctgcggccctcagtggaaaaagtttggacacccttgccctAAAGGGAaatggggaaaaaatattttttataacatttttttatttttttttagacatgtatctcgtgcgcacaagaaactttgtATACAGTtataacaattaaaaataaatgtataattttttatttttttttagacatgtatctcgtgtgcatgtctaaaaaattttttttatacatatatattttttttagacattcatgcgcacgagatacatgtctaaaaaaaataaattattatttattttatttattttttttatataactttattaaaaaattctcatgcgcacgagatacatatctaaaaaaaaaaaagaaattacaattattaaaaaaaaaatgtcccccatGTACTACATGGGGGACATGTACTACACCgtatacagtataggccaaacgtttggacacaccttatttattcaatgtattttctttcttttcatgactatttacatcaggggtgtcaaactcatttcagctcaggggccgcatggagggaaatctattaccaagtgggccggaatggtaaaatcatggcatgataacttaaaaataaagacaactctggGTTGTTTTCttcgttttactttggccaaaaatagaacaagcacattctgaaaacttaCAAATCAcagataatcctctggacaaatcacttcaagtttgttgaaaattctgaggaaattggtgcagcttcaaaaaaaacaatgagcttagactttgtctcggtgtatctacaaagctaggattaaactttaaagattcaatcaatcaatcaatcaatgtttatttatatatccctaaatcacaacgtgtaaactcttctaggtatctattacctcctttgtcatgtccacgtatcaatccagtgctaactcaacaaaccgtaagaaacggaggtaaaaactattcagaagggttaagttttctcgtttttgacagagacatGATGGGGGAGTAAGGGAGCCAAATTAACGATGTGTTTGAAGCACAAGACATAAAACCCAAGATTTTTTCTGTTTCATTTCGGTCGAGGGAGAGGAAGACGCCACGCTTTACTTTGTACTTCTTGCTAGTCCTAACAGaaatgctattgtgacatccagtggacacatttagaacagcagtttctttctttcaaaatactttaatacttggcaaactcatcacgcgggccgcataaaacctgttcgcgggcctgatccggcccacgggccgtacgtttgacatccctgatttacattgtagatgtcactgaaggcatcaaaactatgaatgaacacatgtggagttatgtacttcacacaaaaaggtgaaataactgataacatgttttatattctagtttcttcaaaatagccaccctttgctctgatcactttttcgcacactcttggcattctctcgatgagcttcaagaggcggtcacctgaaatggttctcacttcacaggtgtgcttgaagctcagcgagagaatgccaagagtgtgcaaagcagtaatcagagcaacaatgggtggctattttgaagaatataaaacatgtacgctttttcacctttttttgctaAGTAAATAACTCTGCACGTGTTCATtgatagttgtgatgccttcagtgacaatctacaatgtaaatagtcatgaaaataaagaaaacgcactgaatgaggagaaggtgtgtccaaacttttggcctgtactgtaggtacattccctgcttaggctgctgcccccgcgacccgacctcggataagcggaagaacatGGATGTAGGTACATCTTTTGCCCAATCGTCACCCTTGTTTTGTGCGGCGGTTCAAGAGTAATACAACGAGGTGAATCAACAGTTTTTTTACACCCAAGTATTGCCCTCTATTTTGTCTCGATATGTCTAAATAATTCCACACTCATCAGTAATAACGAGCAATTACTCATCCCCAGAGGAGCATGCCTTAGCGCATATGTCACAAGTGTCTTTGTAATCATTTTAGTATTACGAAAGGGGAAGGGAggataaaatattatttatttgattaGTCTACTTAACTATTGCAACATTTGTACCAAATATGATTATTTTTGCACACGCAATTGCTCAAATGgatacaaaaacacaaaaactatttaaaaaaaaacgttcacATTTAGACGCATCCGCTCacccatgcagactggacactggccgagagtcagtgggcggccgagggtggagtcggctctcttggttgctttgttgggtccgctcctgtctctggccatgctcccccccggGGAACacggcagaggccaccacagtgtatatctttttgttgttgttgtctttgttttacttttgtagctgtatgtagaaatggctggttacatcagctctgctcttttagtgtctttaatgttctttgtgttctttaatgtttgatgtctccctcttacacacatgcttatgtgtgattgattgattgattgattgattgaaacttttattagtagattgcacagtacagtacatattccgtacaattgaccactaaatggtaacacccgaataagtttttcaacttgtttaagtcggggtccacgttaatcaattcatgtgctatggctatgaggtttttttcccccttggcctcagtttgGACCCCcactccaggggcccaggcttagattgGACCCTCCAGTCTGTCTccctatatcaatcaatcaatcaatcaatgtttatttatatagccctaaatcacaagtgtctcaaagagctgcacaagccacaacgacatccgcggtacagagcccacataagggcaaggaaaaactcacaaccccaatgggacgtcgatgtgaatgactatgagaaaccttggagaggactgcatatgtgggtgaccccccacccccctcggggagaccggatgcaatggaagtcgagtgggtctgacataatattgtgaaagtccagtccatagtggatctaacataatagtgagagtccagtccatgtccTGTCATTTTTGTCTGATCTtggatgggattgtgctgaaaatttgaatttcccctcggggattaagtATTTCGGATTCTGATTCAAGCGAACTATAGTTGCATGTTCGCATAATTTTGTAAAGATAATTCGAgaagagggcagcacggtggaacaggggttagtgcgtctgcctcacaatatgaaggtcctgggtccgatcctgcgctcgggatctttctgcgtggagtttgcatgttctcccactccagcttcctcccacctccaaagacaagcacctggggataggttgattggcaacactaaattggccctagtgtgtgaatgttgtctgtctatctgtgttggccctgcgatgaggtggcgacttgtccagggtgtaccccgccttcagcccgattgtagctgagataggctccagcaccccccgcgaccccaaaagggacaagcggtagaaaatggatggttggaattCGAGAAGAAGGCAGATCAGCAGTTTTTTTTTCCATCCTAAATTTAAAACTAAAATTTAAAAAGTCactaaatgaatgtatatatttgtaaatgctctgaagtgggaaagggtagtgttaacccttgtgtaatgttcatattgttgttactcagccagggtttgtgggtttgatggacctgttgcattttgtggcttttaatgcctcacaatcaaacacttttatgttaaaaatactgaacagatgtttattgggacaagccacaaaatgcaacgggtccatcagacccacaaacgctggctgagtaacaacaatatgaacgttgcacggaaaatttctctgccagattctgcatcccacagggattcttcttttgtgtttctgcacctgcggttcccacacaaggttgcaacattgtttgtcaacactgtctgctctcattttctcacacatttgaccctctgatgttctgtgtacctacacgctgtcctcctcctgtctaggcctgctgtgtgtgtgtgtgtggtacacagaacatcaatttccacacttctattagccactGGACCCGGGAATCttatatgcatacttgccaaccctcccgattttcccgggagactcacgaatttcagtgcccctcccgaaaatctcccggggcaaccattt carries:
- the fhdc2 gene encoding FH2 domain-containing protein 1; the protein is MHINLTLAVKETGAFHGTLPPFPSAPAPVQVKAMDSCTAMTAPPPAPPPPPPLPPPPPPPPASSSPLSRADSASRSRLRKLNWECIPKEKVEGRKSVWSGASPGEDEFPIDLHSLDELFSQKDSKPQDRTVTLRRRSALLRCRTPQDSPEEISLLDSKRSMNIGIFLRQFKMPAKEIVEDIRHGTGDRYGAEKLTELCKLLPDNEEESRLRRFSGERRWLGEPDLFLLLLVEVPSFRLRLDAMILQQEFDPALTSLCVAARCLREAARELLSCPELHSILRLVLKAGNYMNAGGYAGNAAGFRISSLLKLADTKANKPGMNLLHFVAMEAVKKDQSLLSFPSQLGHVGSASRLCEESVLEDLSKLKSKVLALKANVQTEAEILEHTQLFLEMTEERLKEAEDEVEGMRMSSRALVDFFCEDDSTFKLEEACKVFDLFCHRFQKAIKENAERELKEKNRVERQRVIGEKRRSLAVCTDLDPGLSLAREPHGHDNQDELEKLLEKNLSYTWSRRSLRNSESRRYSHHLYSDKSFPELGSSPTSFSCHSNSSSDHESSVVLCSSPEMEGTCSPVGQGHVFVSGNRTQSNMEGVHDPLIASYSQHGHGFTLRKHGSKSFSNEQISGNTTTKNTEFSPFSCRNSAAINTDAPPQTSSHGHSFGLPMTDKSHSLQNKSNDVCANKSGILHSDNRAASVMYRRSEKECVNVPDKRELKPLNTGIKVSSAISGPDETLKKQTDTEGLLTPPVKETWMPPSLPEFSQSHPDECSDVPSPEREQRRSYSCVGETLECHTLVKGLRSYDPLSAPTSPLPRPTPSLCSKWRKERESDPREASLKEESRGFKLPVRNGIRAKRGLGSRAGPSNSPGISKVRPEMEASNNSAPAVTQSPAPSRPTSSSLFLRSTPVTQPTSLRANVKRSSSTRERPQTVNDTQPPAKSALNKRTLERPTAEKVLNRTQSTFIRGSPSRVSKRVAPNSETPATAQALPSHNPSSATAKTIRTTAISATQNNNPKTANTSVSSATSKLPSRLPGSKMPRPATTQPLWK